The genomic stretch TCCAGGCAGGCCGGCCGCGTCTCGCTCCCGAACGCGATCTCCCAGCCGGCCGGGACTTGCAGCGATGCGGGCCACAGCGAGTGCTGGCCCTCTGCGTTGACCAGGACCAGAAACGCGCCGTCGACGTCGTCAAGTAGATGGGTCATCGATATCCTCTTGTTGCGGTGGAAGGTGTTGCGCGAGCGTTGCGGGATTGCGCAAGGCCCTGCAGCGCAGCACGGCGACGAAGGCCGCGCCGTAGAGCGCCGCGGCGAGCAGAAACGGCGCGCCCGGGAAGAACAAGGCCGGTGTGTTCGCCTGCGTGAAAAACTCGAACGAGCGGGCGCCGACCAGCGGCGCCAGCGACGCCGCCAACCCGCTCAGGCACACCAGCGCGCCCTGGTACTCGCCTTGCCGCCCGGCGCCGGCCCGTACCGACACGAGCGCACGCAAGGGTGGGTCGCTCAGCAGCGCCAGCGAGTGCAGACCGATCGCCATCGCAAGCCATGCGAAGGAGCCGGCGCCGCTGTAGACCACGTACGCGGCGACAAACAGCGCATAGCCGATCAGCGCAGATCGGTACTCGCCCAGGCGACGCAGCACCTTGGGCAGCAGCAGGCTTTGTGTCATGACGATGCCCAGGCCCAGCGCCGCCAGGGCCAGCCCGTTCTCGGCTGGTCCCCAGCCGAGCCGCAGCTGGTTGGACACCACGAAGCAGGCCAGGAAGATGCCGTAGGCGGTCATGCCCAGGCAGATCGCACCGGCCAGGGTGCGGAACACCTTGTCGTCCCGCACCAGCGCCAGGCTGCCGAAGGGATGCGCGCGCCGCCATGCGAACGGCGTTCTGCGCTGGGGCGGCAGGCTTTCGGTCAGCAGGAAGACCGCGCCGAGGAAGTTGAGGACGGCCAGCACACCGGCCGCGACGAATGGCACGCGTGGACCCAGCGCCCCTAGCAGCCCGCCGAACGCCGGGCCGGCGATCAAGCCCAAGCCAAGCACCGCGCCGGCCAACCCGAAGCGCCGCGACCGGTCGGCCGGCGGCGTCACGTCGGCCAGGTAGGCGGTGGCCGCCGCCGCCCCGGCCGCGGTGCAGCCGGCCAACAGGTGCGCGGCCAGCAGGCCGCCGAAGCTGTGGGCGCTGGCGCCGAGCGCAAAGGCGGCGGCGGTGCCGAACAGGGTCAGCAGCAGGACCGGCCGGCGGCCCCATGCATCGCTCAGCGTGCCCCACAGCGACCCGAACACGAACTGCATGAAGGCAAAGCCGGTCAGCAGTGTGCCGAGCGTCGTCGGCACGTCGGCGGCCGCGACACCGGCGGCCTTCAGCAGGTCGGGCAGCACCGGTGTCGCGACACCGAGCCCGATCGCGTCGAGCGCCAAGGTCGCCAGGACGATCCCCAGCTGTCGGCGCGTCTGCACGGCAGGTGGCTGCAAGCCGAGCGAGGGTGCGGTGTCCACGCTCATCGGCTCGACCCCTTCGTGGCCTGGGCGAGCGCCAGGCGCAGCGGCGTGGCCACCTGCTCGACGTGCTCGCTCATCAAACAGGTGTAGTGGTTGCCCGGCACCTCGACGATCTCGATCGGCAGGTCGGTGAAGTGCTCCCAGCCCCAGGCGTGGCTGTCGCGGATCTCCGGCAGGTGGATGCCCTGCGGCATCGGCTCCACTGCCTTGACCAGCAACATCGGGATCGGCAGCTTGACCCGGGGCGGGTTGTACTTCGGCGACAGGTCGGCCGCCGCGCGGTAGACGTTGAACAGGCCGCGTATGGAACTGTTGTCGCTGTGCGCCTGCACCAGCTCGAAGCGTGCGAGACGCTCGCCGATGAAGTCGAGCAGCTGCGGCCGTGACAGCTGCCGCAAGGCCGCTTCGTCGACCCCCTCCATCATCTCCAGCTTGCCGGAGTAGTAGGCGAAGATGCCGAGGATCACGCTGGCGATCGCAGCATCGTCCTGGTGGGGCACGTACGAGTAGGGCGGGGCCGCAGAATCGACCAGCGCCAGCAAGCCCACTGTGTCGCCCGCCGACTGCAGTTGGCGCGCCATCTCGTAGGCGACCTTGCCGCCCAGCGAATGGCCGCCGAAGTGATACGGGCCGTGCGGCTGGACCGAGTGCAAACACTGCACATAGTGGGCGGCAATCTGCTCGACCGAGGTGTGCGGCTCGTGCAGACCGTCCAGCCCCAGGTACTGCAGCCCGATGACCGGGCGGTCGGCCTTGAGCGCGGTGGCCAGCGGCAGCAGCTGGGTGATGTTGCCGCCCATGCCGGGCAGGCAGAAGAACGGCGCTTGGGTGCCCGCCTTGCTCAAGGGCACGACGCAATAGCGGACGGCCGCATTGTCGGTTTGGTGCGTCGCCGCGTCGGCCTCCAGCGAGCGCAGGATGCGGGCGAGCGTCGGTTGGTCGAGGAACTCGCCCAAGGTCAGACAGCGGTCATACAGGTCGCGCACCCGCGAGATCAGCTGGGTCGCCAGCAGCGAGTGGCCGCCCAGCTCGAAGAAGTCGTCCTCGAGGCCGATCTGTTCGACGCCGAGCAACTCTTGCCACAGCGCCGTCAGCACCTGCTCGGCATCGGTGCCTGTCGGCGGGCTCGATGGCACCCGGGCCGCCTTCGCCTGGCGGGCCGGAGTCCGGGGTGCCGCGCCGCCGAAGTCGGCGGCGTTGACCACCAGCTGCGGGTGGGTCAAGCCGAGCGCCAGATCGAAGACCAGACGGCCTTGTCGATTCGTCAGCCCCTGCACCGCCGTGGCGCCTTGCTTCGCGGTGCGGGCGGCATAGGCCACCGCCATGCCGGTCTCCGACCAGGCGTCCCAGTTGACCGACACCGCCGCCAGGCCCTGCCCACGCCAATGACGGGCGACGGCATCGAGGTAGGCGTTGGCCGCAGCGTAGTCGGCCTGGCCCAGGCCGCCCACCACCGAGGCCAGCGACGAGCACAGCACCACGAAATCGGGCCTATCGTGCTCGATGAGGTCGCGCAGGTGGTCGATGCCGTC from Caldimonas brevitalea encodes the following:
- a CDS encoding MbtH family protein, encoding MTHLLDDVDGAFLVLVNAEGQHSLWPASLQVPAGWEIAFGSETRPACLDYIEAHWTDLRPRSVARRAHAQPEA
- a CDS encoding MFS transporter; this translates as MSVDTAPSLGLQPPAVQTRRQLGIVLATLALDAIGLGVATPVLPDLLKAAGVAAADVPTTLGTLLTGFAFMQFVFGSLWGTLSDAWGRRPVLLLTLFGTAAAFALGASAHSFGGLLAAHLLAGCTAAGAAAATAYLADVTPPADRSRRFGLAGAVLGLGLIAGPAFGGLLGALGPRVPFVAAGVLAVLNFLGAVFLLTESLPPQRRTPFAWRRAHPFGSLALVRDDKVFRTLAGAICLGMTAYGIFLACFVVSNQLRLGWGPAENGLALAALGLGIVMTQSLLLPKVLRRLGEYRSALIGYALFVAAYVVYSGAGSFAWLAMAIGLHSLALLSDPPLRALVSVRAGAGRQGEYQGALVCLSGLAASLAPLVGARSFEFFTQANTPALFFPGAPFLLAAALYGAAFVAVLRCRALRNPATLAQHLPPQQEDIDDPST